Proteins found in one Campylobacter lari genomic segment:
- a CDS encoding DUF305 domain-containing protein codes for MKIKTIVSSLVLASALFAANSHHAHHGASGSISSQIMMSMHEPMMKNPLVQSNDIERDFLANMIPHHQGAIDSSKLLLEHTKSEEMKKIAQNIIKAQEKEIQEFQEILDKNLYTKTQIDEETYKKFVQEEKELMQKMMILMSSVKESKNINKDFLEAMIAHHQGAVDASKQILFYSKDKTITDIAKKIILDQEKEIQEFTNLLKYM; via the coding sequence ATGAAAATAAAAACTATAGTTTCAAGTTTAGTTTTAGCAAGTGCTTTATTTGCTGCAAATTCTCATCATGCTCATCATGGAGCTTCTGGAAGTATTTCATCACAAATCATGATGAGTATGCATGAACCTATGATGAAAAATCCTTTAGTACAAAGCAATGACATAGAAAGAGATTTTTTAGCTAATATGATCCCACATCATCAAGGTGCTATTGATTCATCTAAGCTTTTATTAGAGCATACAAAAAGTGAAGAGATGAAAAAAATCGCTCAAAATATCATCAAAGCTCAAGAAAAAGAAATCCAAGAATTTCAAGAAATTTTAGATAAAAATCTTTATACAAAAACTCAAATTGATGAAGAAACTTATAAAAAATTCGTTCAAGAAGAAAAAGAGTTAATGCAAAAAATGATGATTTTAATGAGCTCGGTTAAAGAAAGCAAAAACATCAATAAAGACTTTTTAGAAGCGATGATAGCACATCATCAAGGTGCGGTAGATGCTTCAAAACAAATTTTATTTTACTCTAAAGACAAAACTATCACTGATATTGCTAAAAAAATCATTTTAGACCAAGAAAAAGAAATTCAGGAATTTACAAATTTGTTAAAGTATATGTAA
- a CDS encoding DNA cytosine methyltransferase encodes MKKRTFIDLFAGAGGMAEGFYQEGYTALTHIESDKYACLTLQERMRYYGYSQNEINKIQPTDITDKNIIEIIENNINKTTGVDIIVGGPPCQSFSSQGKARDPFGMKKDPRNYLYENYLNILNYFKPKFFVFENVSGILSTKIKGNSIIESIFNGMKENYRIIEDKDVILLNAVDFGVPQDRKRVIIIGARKDLNIEPKNIYDDLKKITKKIDKTTVRDAISDLPKLKPSEGKKTIVYNPVKKSNYLKLIRTNDYKLLHGHIARSNNELDRKRYRLMAKNKWNLLELYENEPNLVHTKKRLFNNSYCVQYYDAPSKTIIAHLHKDGHQFIHPDYTQERSLTPREAARLQSFPDDFIFPCSITQQFKQIGNAVPPLMSKYIAMILKKYL; translated from the coding sequence ATGAAAAAAAGAACTTTTATAGATTTATTCGCGGGTGCTGGTGGAATGGCAGAGGGTTTTTATCAAGAGGGTTACACGGCTCTTACTCATATAGAATCTGATAAATATGCTTGTTTAACACTACAAGAAAGAATGAGATATTATGGATATTCTCAAAATGAAATTAATAAAATACAACCTACTGATATAACAGATAAAAATATTATAGAAATAATAGAGAATAATATCAATAAAACTACTGGTGTTGATATAATTGTAGGTGGTCCACCTTGTCAATCTTTTTCATCACAAGGCAAGGCAAGAGATCCATTTGGCATGAAAAAAGATCCAAGAAATTATTTATATGAAAATTATCTAAATATATTAAATTACTTTAAACCAAAATTTTTTGTATTTGAAAATGTTAGTGGTATATTATCTACGAAAATTAAAGGTAATTCTATAATAGAAAGCATATTTAATGGTATGAAAGAAAACTATAGAATTATTGAAGATAAAGATGTGATTTTGTTAAATGCAGTTGATTTTGGTGTTCCACAAGATAGAAAAAGAGTTATTATTATAGGTGCAAGAAAAGATTTAAATATTGAACCCAAGAATATTTATGATGATCTTAAAAAAATTACAAAAAAAATAGATAAGACAACTGTGAGAGATGCTATATCTGATTTACCAAAATTAAAACCATCAGAGGGAAAGAAAACTATAGTTTATAATCCAGTAAAAAAATCAAATTATTTAAAGTTAATTAGAACAAATGATTATAAACTCTTGCACGGACATATTGCTAGAAGTAATAATGAATTAGATAGAAAAAGATATCGCCTTATGGCAAAAAACAAATGGAATTTATTAGAATTATATGAAAATGAGCCAAATTTAGTACATACAAAAAAAAGGTTATTTAATAATAGTTATTGTGTTCAATATTATGATGCTCCATCAAAAACAATTATTGCACACTTGCATAAGGATGGTCATCAGTTTATTCATCCTGACTATACACAAGAGAGAAGTCTTACTCCAAGAGAAGCTGCAAGATTGCAGAGTTTTCCCGATGATTTTATTTTTCCATGTTCTATTACACAACAATTTAAACAAATTGGTAATGCCGTTCCACCTTTAATGTCTAAATATATAGCTATGATTTTAAAAAAATATTTATAA